In a genomic window of Amycolatopsis japonica:
- a CDS encoding class I SAM-dependent methyltransferase, translating to MTDGFEEAWSLAEPVKGWMTRDQGLALWNAACRLDKGDLIVEIGSHQGRSTIVLASAARTVGARVVAVDPFVDGRLFGGSPTRQRFEANLRKAGVEDVVELVAEYSTKLRPRWDRPIQLLYIDGKHDYWTYTDDLRWSANLADGGEILVHDCFSSIGVTLGTIAKVLFGRRYTYLDRATSLARFRLSPPSAKDRLRVLAQLPWFVRNVGIKILLRLRLAPVAKIFGHDSPYDPY from the coding sequence ATGACAGACGGTTTCGAAGAAGCGTGGTCGCTCGCCGAACCCGTCAAGGGCTGGATGACGCGGGATCAAGGCCTCGCCCTGTGGAACGCCGCGTGCCGGCTCGACAAGGGCGATCTCATCGTGGAGATCGGCAGCCACCAGGGACGTTCGACGATCGTGCTCGCGAGCGCCGCCCGCACGGTCGGGGCTCGGGTGGTCGCCGTCGACCCGTTCGTCGACGGCCGGTTGTTCGGCGGATCGCCGACACGCCAACGGTTCGAGGCGAACCTGAGAAAGGCCGGCGTCGAGGACGTCGTCGAGCTCGTGGCGGAGTACAGCACGAAGCTCCGACCACGCTGGGACCGTCCGATCCAGTTGCTCTACATCGACGGCAAACACGACTACTGGACCTACACCGACGACCTGCGCTGGTCGGCGAACCTGGCCGACGGTGGGGAAATCCTGGTCCACGACTGCTTTTCCTCGATCGGTGTCACCCTGGGCACGATCGCGAAAGTCCTCTTCGGACGGCGGTACACCTATCTGGACCGCGCGACCTCGCTGGCCCGGTTCCGGCTCTCCCCGCCGTCGGCGAAGGACAGGCTGCGCGTGCTCGCCCAGCTGCCGTGGTTCGTACGCAACGTCGGGATCAAGATCCTGCTGCGGCTGCGCCTGGCTCCCGTCGCGAAGATCTTCGGCCACGACAGCCCGTACGACCCCTACTGA